The following are from one region of the Theropithecus gelada isolate Dixy chromosome 6, Tgel_1.0, whole genome shotgun sequence genome:
- the PCDHB11 gene encoding protocadherin beta-11 isoform X1, with the protein MENGRACTQQIRQVLLLFVLLGMSQAGSEPGSFSVAEEMQSGSFVGNLAKDLGLKVRELSSRGAQVVSNDKKQRLQLDINTGDLLLSETLDREELCGSIQPCVLHFQVLMKNPTQFLQIELQVRDINDHSPIFLEKQMLLEIPENSPVGAVFLLESAKDLDVGINAVKSYTISPNSHFHIKMRVNPDNRKYPELVLDRALDYEERPELSFILTALDGGSPPRSGTALVKVVVVDVNDNSPEFEQAFYEVKIPENSILGSLVLTVSAWDLDSGTNGEICYTLSHASEDIRKTFEINQKSGDITLTAPLDFETIESYSIIIQATDGGGLFGKSTVRIQVMDVNDNAPEITVSSITSPIPETAPETVVMVFSIQDIDSGDNGRIVCSIPEDLPFVLKSSVENYYTLETERPLDRESTAEYNITITVTDLGIPRLKTEYNITVLVSDINDNAPTFTQTSYTLFVRENNSPALHIGSVSATDRDSGTNAQVTYSLLLPQDPHLPLASLVSINTDNGHLFALRSLDYEALQAFEFRVGATDRGSPALSSEALVRVLVLDTNDNSPFVLYPLQNGSAPCTELVPRAAEPGYLVTKVVAVDGDSGQNAWLSYQLLKATEPGLFGVWAHNGEVSTARLLSERDAVKHRLVVLVKDNGEPPRSATTTLQVLLVDGFSQPYLPLPEEAPAQAQADSLTVYLVVALASVSSLFLLSVLLFVAVRLCRRSSAASVGRCSVPEGPFPGHLVDMSGTGILSQSYQYEVCLTGGSGTNEFKFLKPIIPNIQAKGPGKNSEENPTFRNSFEFNF; encoded by the coding sequence ATGGAGAACGGAAGAGCATGCACTCAGCAGATAAGGCAAGTCCTGCTTCTCTTTGTTTTGCTGGGAATGTCTCAGGCGGGCTCTGAACCTGGGAGCTTTTCTGTGGCAGAGGAAATGCAGAGCGGGAGTTTTGTAGGCAATCTGGCAAAGGACCTGGGGCTGAAGGTGAGAGAACTGTCCTCACGGGGGGCTCAGGTGGTCTCTAATGATAAGAAACAGCGTTTGCAGCTGGACATAAACACTGGGGATTTGCTCTTAAGTGAAACACTAGACAGGGAGGAGCTCTGCGGTTCCATTCAGCCTTGTGTGCTACATTTCCAGGTGTTAATGAAAAACCCCACGCAGTTTTTACAAATTGAGCTTCAGGTCAGGGATATAAATGATCACTCTCCCATCTTCTTGGAAAAACAAATGCTCCTAGAAATCCCAGAGAACAGTCCTGTTGGTGCTGTGTTCTTACTAGAAAGTGCGAAGGATTTAGATGTAGGAATCAATGCTGTAAAAAGCTACACAATAAGCCCCAACTCTCATTTTCACATTAAAATGAGAGTCAATCCAGACAATAGGAAATACCCCGAGTTAGTTCTGGACAGGGCACTGGATTATGAAGAGCGCCCGGAGCTCAGTTTCATCCTCACTGCTCTGGATGGCGGGTCCCCTCCCAGGTCTGGAACTGCCTTGGTCAAAGTGGTGGTTGTGGACGTTAATGACAACTCCCCTGAATTTGAGCAGGCTTTTTATGAGGTGAAGATTCCAGAGAATAGCATCCTTGGCTCGCTGGTTTTGACTGTCTCAGCTTGGGATTTAGACTCTGGAACAAATGGTGAAATATGCTACACTTTATCCCATGCTTCAGAAGATATTCGCAAGACATTTGAAATTAATCAAAAGTCTGGAGACATTACTTTAACAGCACCTTTGGATTTTGAAACGATTGAATCATACTCAATAATCATTCAAGCCACAGATGGGGGAGGACTGTTTGGAAAATCTACAGTCAGAATTCAGGTGATGGATGTAAATGACAATGCTCCTGAAATCACTGTGTCATCAATTACCAGTCCAATCCCAGAAACTGCGCCAGAGACCGTGGTTATGGTTTTTAGTATCCAAGATATAGACTCTGGGGACAACGGAAGAATTGTTTGTTCCATCCCGGAAGACCTCCCATTCGTGCTAAAATCTTCAGTTGAGAATTATTACACGTTGGAAACAGAGAGACCACTGGACAGAGAGAGCACAGCCGAGTACAATATCACCATCACCGTCACTGACTTGGGGATACCCAGGCTGAAAACGGAGTACAACATAACCGTGTTGGTCTCCGACATCAATGACAACGCCCCTACCTTCACCCAAACCTCCTACACCTTGTTCGTCCGCGAGAACAACAGCCCCGCCCTGCACATCGGCAGCGTCAGCGCCACAGATAGAGACTCGGGCACCAATGCGCAGGTCACCTACTCGCTGCTGCTGCCCCAGGACCCGCACTTGCCCCTCGCCTCCCTGGTCTCCATCAACACAGACAATGGCCACCTGTTTGCCCTCAGGTCGCTGGACTACGAGGCCCTGCAGGCCTTCGAGTTCCGCGTGGGCGCCACGGACCGCGGCTCCCCGGCGCTGAGCAGCGAGGCACTGGTGCGCGTGCTGGTGCTGGACACCAACGACAACTCGCCCTTCGTGCTGTACCCGCTGCAGAACGGCTCCGCTCCCTGCACCGAGCTGGTGCCCCGGGCGGCCGAGCCCGGCTACCTGGTGACCAAGGTGGTGGCAGTGGACGGCGACTCGGGCCAGAACGCCTGGCTGTCGTACCAGCTGCTCAAGGCCACGGAGCCCGGGCTGTTCGGTGTGTGGGCGCACAATGGCGAGGTGAGCACCGCCAGGCTGCTGAGCGAGCGCGACGCAGTCAAGCATAGGCTGGTGGTGCTGGTCAAGGACAATGGCGAGCCTCCGCGCTCAGCCACCACCACGTTGCAAGTGCTCCTGGTGGACGGCTTCTCCCAGCCCTACCTGCCTCTCCCAGAGGAGGCCCCGGCCCAGGCCCAGGCCGACTCGCTCACCGTCTACCTGGTGGTGGCCTTGGCCTCGGTGTCTTCGCTCTTCCTCTTGTCGGTTCTCCTGTTCGTGGCGGTGCGGCTGTGCAGGAGGAGCAGCGCGGCCTCTGTGGGTCGCTGCTCGGTGCCCGAGGGCCCCTTTCCAGGGCATCTGGTGGACATGAGCGGCACCGGGATCCTGTCCCAGAGCTACCAGTATGAGGTGTGTCTGACAGGAGGCTCCGGGACAAATGAATTCAAGTTCCTAAAACCGATTATCCCTAATATCCAGGCAAAAGGTCCTGGGAAGAATAGTGAAGAAAACCCCACCTTTCGAAATagctttgaatttaatttttag
- the PCDHB11 gene encoding protocadherin beta-11 isoform X2, which translates to MHSADKAFYEVKIPENSILGSLVLTVSAWDLDSGTNGEICYTLSHASEDIRKTFEINQKSGDITLTAPLDFETIESYSIIIQATDGGGLFGKSTVRIQVMDVNDNAPEITVSSITSPIPETAPETVVMVFSIQDIDSGDNGRIVCSIPEDLPFVLKSSVENYYTLETERPLDRESTAEYNITITVTDLGIPRLKTEYNITVLVSDINDNAPTFTQTSYTLFVRENNSPALHIGSVSATDRDSGTNAQVTYSLLLPQDPHLPLASLVSINTDNGHLFALRSLDYEALQAFEFRVGATDRGSPALSSEALVRVLVLDTNDNSPFVLYPLQNGSAPCTELVPRAAEPGYLVTKVVAVDGDSGQNAWLSYQLLKATEPGLFGVWAHNGEVSTARLLSERDAVKHRLVVLVKDNGEPPRSATTTLQVLLVDGFSQPYLPLPEEAPAQAQADSLTVYLVVALASVSSLFLLSVLLFVAVRLCRRSSAASVGRCSVPEGPFPGHLVDMSGTGILSQSYQYEVCLTGGSGTNEFKFLKPIIPNIQAKGPGKNSEENPTFRNSFEFNF; encoded by the exons ATGCACTCAGCAGATAAG GCTTTTTATGAGGTGAAGATTCCAGAGAATAGCATCCTTGGCTCGCTGGTTTTGACTGTCTCAGCTTGGGATTTAGACTCTGGAACAAATGGTGAAATATGCTACACTTTATCCCATGCTTCAGAAGATATTCGCAAGACATTTGAAATTAATCAAAAGTCTGGAGACATTACTTTAACAGCACCTTTGGATTTTGAAACGATTGAATCATACTCAATAATCATTCAAGCCACAGATGGGGGAGGACTGTTTGGAAAATCTACAGTCAGAATTCAGGTGATGGATGTAAATGACAATGCTCCTGAAATCACTGTGTCATCAATTACCAGTCCAATCCCAGAAACTGCGCCAGAGACCGTGGTTATGGTTTTTAGTATCCAAGATATAGACTCTGGGGACAACGGAAGAATTGTTTGTTCCATCCCGGAAGACCTCCCATTCGTGCTAAAATCTTCAGTTGAGAATTATTACACGTTGGAAACAGAGAGACCACTGGACAGAGAGAGCACAGCCGAGTACAATATCACCATCACCGTCACTGACTTGGGGATACCCAGGCTGAAAACGGAGTACAACATAACCGTGTTGGTCTCCGACATCAATGACAACGCCCCTACCTTCACCCAAACCTCCTACACCTTGTTCGTCCGCGAGAACAACAGCCCCGCCCTGCACATCGGCAGCGTCAGCGCCACAGATAGAGACTCGGGCACCAATGCGCAGGTCACCTACTCGCTGCTGCTGCCCCAGGACCCGCACTTGCCCCTCGCCTCCCTGGTCTCCATCAACACAGACAATGGCCACCTGTTTGCCCTCAGGTCGCTGGACTACGAGGCCCTGCAGGCCTTCGAGTTCCGCGTGGGCGCCACGGACCGCGGCTCCCCGGCGCTGAGCAGCGAGGCACTGGTGCGCGTGCTGGTGCTGGACACCAACGACAACTCGCCCTTCGTGCTGTACCCGCTGCAGAACGGCTCCGCTCCCTGCACCGAGCTGGTGCCCCGGGCGGCCGAGCCCGGCTACCTGGTGACCAAGGTGGTGGCAGTGGACGGCGACTCGGGCCAGAACGCCTGGCTGTCGTACCAGCTGCTCAAGGCCACGGAGCCCGGGCTGTTCGGTGTGTGGGCGCACAATGGCGAGGTGAGCACCGCCAGGCTGCTGAGCGAGCGCGACGCAGTCAAGCATAGGCTGGTGGTGCTGGTCAAGGACAATGGCGAGCCTCCGCGCTCAGCCACCACCACGTTGCAAGTGCTCCTGGTGGACGGCTTCTCCCAGCCCTACCTGCCTCTCCCAGAGGAGGCCCCGGCCCAGGCCCAGGCCGACTCGCTCACCGTCTACCTGGTGGTGGCCTTGGCCTCGGTGTCTTCGCTCTTCCTCTTGTCGGTTCTCCTGTTCGTGGCGGTGCGGCTGTGCAGGAGGAGCAGCGCGGCCTCTGTGGGTCGCTGCTCGGTGCCCGAGGGCCCCTTTCCAGGGCATCTGGTGGACATGAGCGGCACCGGGATCCTGTCCCAGAGCTACCAGTATGAGGTGTGTCTGACAGGAGGCTCCGGGACAAATGAATTCAAGTTCCTAAAACCGATTATCCCTAATATCCAGGCAAAAGGTCCTGGGAAGAATAGTGAAGAAAACCCCACCTTTCGAAATagctttgaatttaatttttag
- the PCDHB12 gene encoding protocadherin beta-12 isoform X1, which yields MENGGAGILQIRQVLLFFVLLGMSQAVSETGSFLVMEELQSGSFVGNLVKTLGLEVSELSSRRAQVVSNDNKECLQLDTNTGDLLLSEMLDREELCGSNEPCVLYFQVLMKNPTEFLQIELQVRDINDHSPIFLEKEMLLEIPENSPLGTVFLLESAKDLDVGINAVKSYTINPNSYFHIKIRVNPDNRKYPELVLDKALDYEECPELSFILTALDGGSPPRSGTALVRVVVVDINDNFPEFEQAFYEVKIPENSTLGSLVVTVLAWDLDSGTNSELSYTFSHASEDIRKTFEINQKSGDITLTAPLDFETIESYSIIIQATDGGGLFGKSTVRIQVMDVNDNAPEITVSSITSPIPESTPETVVMVFRIRDRDSGDNGKIVCSVPEDLPFVLKSSVNNYYTLETERPLDRESRAEYNITITVTDLGTPRLKTEYNITVLVSDVNDNAPAFTQTSYTLFVRENNSPALHIGSVSATDRDSGTNAQVTYSLLPPQDPHLPLASLVSINTDNGHLFALRSLDYEALQAFEFRVGATDRGSPALSSEALVRVLVLDANDNSPFVLYPLQNSSAPCTELVPRAAEPGYLVTKVVAVDGDSGQNAWLSYQLLKATEPGLFGVWAHNGEVRTSRLLSERDAAKHRLVVLVKDNGEPPRSATTTLHLLLVDGFSQPYLPLPEAAPAQAQADSLTIHLVVALASVSSLFLLSVLLFVAVRLCRRSRAASVGRCSVPEGPFPGHLVDVSGTGTLSQSYQYEVCVTGGSGTNEFKFLKPIIPNFLLHSTRREVEENPPFQNNLVF from the coding sequence ATGGAAAACGGAGGGGCAGGCATTCTGCAGATAAGGCAAgtcctgcttttctttgttttgctggGAATGTCTCAGGCGGTCTCTGAAACTGGGAGTTTTTTGGTGATGGAGGAATTGCAGAGTGGGAGCTTTGTAGGAAATTTGGTAAAGACCCTGGGACTGGAGGTGAGTGAGCTGTCTTCACGGAGGGCTCAGGTGGTTTCTAATGATAACAAAGAGTGTTTGCAGCTGGACACAAACACTGGGGATTTGCTCCTGAGCGAAATGCTAGACAGGGAGGAGCTCTGTGGCTCCAATGAGCCTTGTGTGCTGTATTTCCAAGTGTTAATGAAAAACCCCACGGAGTTTTTACAAATTGAACTCCAGGTCAGGGATATAAATGATCACTCTCCCATCTTCTTGGAGAAAGAAATGCTCTTAGAAATCCCAGAGAACAGTCCTCTTGGTACTGTGTTCTTGCTTGAAAGTGCGAAGGATTTAGATGTAGGAATCAATGCTGTAAAAAGCTACACAATAAATCCGAACTCTTATTTCCACATTAAAATAAGAGTCAATCCAGATAATAGGAAATACCCTGAGTTAGTTCTGGACAAGGCGCTGGATTATGAAGAGTGCCCGGAGCTCAGTTTCATCCTCACTGCTCTGGATGGTGGGTCCCCTCCCAGGTCCGGAACTGCCTTAGTCAGGGTGGTGGTTGTAGATATTAATGACAACTTCCCTGAGTTTGAGCAGGCTTTTTATGAGGTGAAGATTCCGGAGAATAGCACCCTTGGCTCGCTGGTTGTGACAGTCTTGGCTTGGGATTTAGACTCTGGAACAAACAGTGAACTATCCTATACCTTTTCCCATGCCTCAGAAGATATTCGCAAGACGTTTGAAATTAATCAAAAGTCTGGAGACATTACTTTAACAGCACCTTTGGATTTTGAAACGATTGAATCATACTCAATAATCATTCAAGCCACAGATGGGGGAGGACTGTTTGGAAAATCTACAGTCAGAATTCAGGTGATGGATGTAAATGACAATGCTCCTGAAATCACTGTGTCATCAATTACCAGTCCAATCCCAGAAAGCACACCAGAGACCGTGGTTATGGTTTTCAGGATACGAGACAGAGACTCTGGGGACAACGGAAAGATAGTTTGTTCTGTCCCGGAAGACCTCCCATTCGTGCTAAAATCTTCCGTAAATAATTACTACACTTTGGAAACAGAGAGACCACTGGACAGAGAGAGCAGAGCCGAGTACAACATTACCATCACCGTCACCGACTTGGGGACACCCAGGCTGAAAACCGAGTACAACATAACCGTGCTGGTCTCCGACGTCAATGACAACGCCCCCGCCTTCACCCAAACCTCCTACACCCTGTTCGTCCGCGAGAACAACAGCCCCGCCCTGCACATCGGCAGCGTCAGCGCCACAGACAGAGACTCAGGCACCAACGCCCAGGTCACCTACTCGCTGCTGCCGCCCCAGGACCCGCACCTGCCCCTCGCCTCCCTGGTCTCCATCAACACAGACAACGGCCACCTGTTCGCCCTCCGGTCGCTGGACTACGAGGCCCTGCAGGCCTTCGAGTTCCGCGTGGGCGCCACAGACCGCGGCTCCCCGGCGCTGAGCAGCGAGGCGCTGGTGCGCGTGCTGGTGCTAGACGCAAACGACAACTCGCCCTTCGTGCTGTACCCGCTGCAGAACAGCTCCGCGCCCTGCACAGAGCTGGTGCCCCGGGCGGCCGAGCCCGGCTACCTGGTGACCAAGGTGGTGGCAGTGGACGGCGACTCGGGCCAGAACGCCTGGCTGTCGTACCAGCTGCTCAAGGCCACGGAGCCCGGGCTGTTCGGCGTGTGGGCGCACAATGGCGAGGTGCGCACCTCCAGGCTGCTGAGCGAGCGCGACGCGGCCAAGCACAGGCTGGTGGTGCTAGTCAAGGACAATGGCGAGCCTCCGCGCTCGGCCACCACCACGCTGCACTTGCTCCTGGTGGACGGCTTCTCCCAGCCCTACCTGCCTCTCCCAGAGGCGGCCCCGGCCCAGGCCCAGGCCGACTCGCTCACCATCCACCTGGTGGTGGCGTTGGCCTCGGTGTCGTCGCTGTTCCTCTTGTCGGTGCTCCTGTTCGTGGCGGTGCGGCTGTGCAGGAGGAGCAGGGCGGCCTCTGTGGGTCGCTGCTCGGTGCCCGAGGGCCCCTTTCCAGGACATCTGGTGGACGTGAGCGGCACCGGGACCCTGTCCCAGAGCTACCAGTATGAGGTGTGTGTGACTGGAGGCTCCGGGACAAATGAGTTCAAATTTCTGAAACCAATTATCCCCAACTTCCTACTCCACAGCACACGTAGGGAAGTTGAAGAAAACCCCCCATTTCAGAATAATTTGGTTTTCtga
- the PCDHB12 gene encoding protocadherin beta-12 isoform X2: protein MDVNDNAPEITVSSITSPIPESTPETVVMVFRIRDRDSGDNGKIVCSVPEDLPFVLKSSVNNYYTLETERPLDRESRAEYNITITVTDLGTPRLKTEYNITVLVSDVNDNAPAFTQTSYTLFVRENNSPALHIGSVSATDRDSGTNAQVTYSLLPPQDPHLPLASLVSINTDNGHLFALRSLDYEALQAFEFRVGATDRGSPALSSEALVRVLVLDANDNSPFVLYPLQNSSAPCTELVPRAAEPGYLVTKVVAVDGDSGQNAWLSYQLLKATEPGLFGVWAHNGEVRTSRLLSERDAAKHRLVVLVKDNGEPPRSATTTLHLLLVDGFSQPYLPLPEAAPAQAQADSLTIHLVVALASVSSLFLLSVLLFVAVRLCRRSRAASVGRCSVPEGPFPGHLVDVSGTGTLSQSYQYEVCVTGGSGTNEFKFLKPIIPNFLLHSTRREVEENPPFQNNLVF from the coding sequence ATGGATGTAAATGACAATGCTCCTGAAATCACTGTGTCATCAATTACCAGTCCAATCCCAGAAAGCACACCAGAGACCGTGGTTATGGTTTTCAGGATACGAGACAGAGACTCTGGGGACAACGGAAAGATAGTTTGTTCTGTCCCGGAAGACCTCCCATTCGTGCTAAAATCTTCCGTAAATAATTACTACACTTTGGAAACAGAGAGACCACTGGACAGAGAGAGCAGAGCCGAGTACAACATTACCATCACCGTCACCGACTTGGGGACACCCAGGCTGAAAACCGAGTACAACATAACCGTGCTGGTCTCCGACGTCAATGACAACGCCCCCGCCTTCACCCAAACCTCCTACACCCTGTTCGTCCGCGAGAACAACAGCCCCGCCCTGCACATCGGCAGCGTCAGCGCCACAGACAGAGACTCAGGCACCAACGCCCAGGTCACCTACTCGCTGCTGCCGCCCCAGGACCCGCACCTGCCCCTCGCCTCCCTGGTCTCCATCAACACAGACAACGGCCACCTGTTCGCCCTCCGGTCGCTGGACTACGAGGCCCTGCAGGCCTTCGAGTTCCGCGTGGGCGCCACAGACCGCGGCTCCCCGGCGCTGAGCAGCGAGGCGCTGGTGCGCGTGCTGGTGCTAGACGCAAACGACAACTCGCCCTTCGTGCTGTACCCGCTGCAGAACAGCTCCGCGCCCTGCACAGAGCTGGTGCCCCGGGCGGCCGAGCCCGGCTACCTGGTGACCAAGGTGGTGGCAGTGGACGGCGACTCGGGCCAGAACGCCTGGCTGTCGTACCAGCTGCTCAAGGCCACGGAGCCCGGGCTGTTCGGCGTGTGGGCGCACAATGGCGAGGTGCGCACCTCCAGGCTGCTGAGCGAGCGCGACGCGGCCAAGCACAGGCTGGTGGTGCTAGTCAAGGACAATGGCGAGCCTCCGCGCTCGGCCACCACCACGCTGCACTTGCTCCTGGTGGACGGCTTCTCCCAGCCCTACCTGCCTCTCCCAGAGGCGGCCCCGGCCCAGGCCCAGGCCGACTCGCTCACCATCCACCTGGTGGTGGCGTTGGCCTCGGTGTCGTCGCTGTTCCTCTTGTCGGTGCTCCTGTTCGTGGCGGTGCGGCTGTGCAGGAGGAGCAGGGCGGCCTCTGTGGGTCGCTGCTCGGTGCCCGAGGGCCCCTTTCCAGGACATCTGGTGGACGTGAGCGGCACCGGGACCCTGTCCCAGAGCTACCAGTATGAGGTGTGTGTGACTGGAGGCTCCGGGACAAATGAGTTCAAATTTCTGAAACCAATTATCCCCAACTTCCTACTCCACAGCACACGTAGGGAAGTTGAAGAAAACCCCCCATTTCAGAATAATTTGGTTTTCtga
- the PCDHB13 gene encoding LOW QUALITY PROTEIN: protocadherin beta-13 (The sequence of the model RefSeq protein was modified relative to this genomic sequence to represent the inferred CDS: substituted 1 base at 1 genomic stop codon) → MEASGKLICRQRQVLFHFLLLGFFLAGAAEPRRYSVVEETEGSSFVTNLAKDLGLEQREFSRRGVRVVSRGNKLHLQLNQETGDLLLNEKLDREDLCGHTEPCALHFQVLLESPFEFFQAELQVIDINDHSPVFLDKEMLVKVSESSPPGTTFPLKNAEDLDVGQNNIENYIISPNSYFRVLTRKRSDGRKYPELVLDKALDREAEAELRLTLTALDGGSPPRSGTAQVYIEVLDVNDNAPEFEQPFYRVQISEDSPIGFLVVKVSATDVDTGVNGEISYSLFQASDEISKTFKVDSLTGEIELKKQLDFEKLQSYEVNIEARDAGTFSGKCTVLIQVMDVNDHAPEVTMSAFTSPIPENAPETVVALFSVSDLDSGENGEITCSIQEHLPFLLKSAENFYTLLTERPLDRESRGEYNITITVTDLGTPMLKTQLNITVLVADVNDNAPAFTQTSYTLFVRENNSPALHIGSVSATDRDSGTNAQVTYSLLPPQDPHLSLTSLVSINADNGHLFALRSLDYEALQGFEFRVGASDRGSPALSSEALVRVLVLDANDNSPFVLYPPQNGSAPCTELVPRAAEPGYLVTKVVAVDGDSGQNAWLSYQLLKATELGLFGVWAHNGEVRTARLLSERDAAKHRLVVLVKDNGEPPRSATATLHVLLVDGFSQPYLPLPGAAPAQAQADSLTIYLVVALAXVSSLFLLSVLLFVAVRLCRRSRAASVGRCSVPKGPFPGHLVDVSGTGTLSQSYQYEVCLAGGSGTNEFKFLKPIIPDFPPQCPGKEIQGNATFSNDFGFNIQ, encoded by the coding sequence ATGGAGGCCAGCGGGAAGCTCATTTGCAGACAAAGGCAAGTCCtttttcactttctccttttGGGCTTCTTTCTGGCGGGCGCGGCGGAACCTAGACGCTATTCTGTGGTGGAGGAAACAGAGGGCAGCTCCTTTGTCACCAATTTAGCAAAGGACTTGGGTCTGGAGCAGAGGGAATTCTCCAGGCGGGGGGTTAGGGTTGTTTCCAGAGGGAACAAACTACATTTGCAGCTCAATCAGGAGACCGGGGATTTGTTGCTCAATGAGAAATTGGACCGTGAGGATCTGTGTGGTCACACAGAGCCCTGTGCGCTACATTTCCAAGTGTTGCTAGAGAGTCCCTTCGAGTTTTTTCAAGCTGAACTACAGGTAATAGACATAAACGACCACTCTCCAGTATTTCTGGACAAAGAAATGTTGGTGAAAGTGTCAGAGAGCAGTCCTCCTGGGACTACGTTTCCTCTGAAGAATGCTGAAGACTTAGATGTAGGCCAAAACAATATTGAGAACTATATCATCAGCCCCAACTCCTATTTTCGGGTCCTCACCCGCAAACGCAGTGATGGCAGGAAATATCCAGAGCTGGTGCTGGACAAAGCGCTGGACCGAGAGGCAGAAGCGGAACTCAGGTTAACACTCACAGCACTGGATGGTGGCTCTCCGCCCAGATCTGGCACTGCTCAGGTCTACATTGAAGTCCTGGATGTCAACGATAATGCCCCTGAATTTGAGCAGCCTTTCTATAGGGTGCAGATCTCTGAGGACAGTCCAATAGGCTTCCTGGTTGTCAAGGTCTCTGCCACGGATGTAGACACAGGAGTCAACGGAGAGATTTCCTATTCACTTTTCCAAGCTTCAGATGAGATAAGCAAAACTTTCAAGGTCGATTCCTTGACAGGAGAAATTGAACTAAAAAAACAACTCGATTTCGAAAAACTTCAGTCCTATGAAGTCAATATTGAGGCAAGAGACGCTGGAACCTTTTCTGGAAAATGCACCGTTCTGATTCAAGTGATGGATGTGAATGACCATGCCCCAGAAGTTACCATGTCTGCATTTACCAGCCCAATACCTGAGAACGCGCCTGAAACTGTGGTTGCACTTTTCAGTGTTTCAGATCTTGATTCAGGAGAAAATGGGGAAATAACTTGCTCCATTCAGGAGCATCTACCCTTCCTCCTGAAATCCGCGGAAAACTTTTATACCCTACTAACGGAGAGACCACTAGACAGAGAAAGCAGAGGGGAATACAACATCACTATCACAGTCACTGACTTGGGGACCCCTATGCTGAAAACACAGCTCAATATAACCGTGCTGGTCGCCGATGTCAATGACAACGCCCCCGCCTTCACCCAAACCTCCTATACCCTGTTCGTCCGCGAGAACAACAGCCCCGCCCTGCACATCGGCAGCGTCAGCGCCACAGACAGAGACTCAGGCACCAACGCCCAGGTCACCTACTCACTGCTGCCGCCCCAGGACCCGCACCTGTCCCTCACCTCCTTGGTCTCCATCAACGCGGACAACGGCCACCTGTTCGCCCTCAGGTCTCTGGACTACGAGGCCCTGCAGGGGTTCGAGTTCCGCGTGGGCGCTTCAGACCGCGGCTCCCCGGCGCTGAGCAGCGAGGCACTGGTGCGCGTGCTGGTGCTGGACGCCAACGACAACTCGCCTTTCGTGCTGTACCCGCCGCAGAACGGCTCTGCGCCATGTACCGAGCTGGTGCCCCGGGCGGCCGAGCCCGGCTACCTGGTGACCAAGGTGGTGGCAGTGGACGGCGACTCGGGCCAGAACGCCTGGCTGTCGTACCAGTTGCTCAAGGCCACGGAGCTCGGGCTGTTCGGTGTGTGGGCGCACAATGGCGAGGTGCGCACCGCCAGGCTGCTGAGCGAGCGCGACGCGGCCAAGCACAGGCTGGTGGTGCTAGTCAAGGACAATGGCGAGCCTCCGCGCTCGGCCACCGCCACGCTGCACGTGCTGCTGGTGGACGGCTTCTCCCAGCCCTACCTGCCTCTCCCAGGGGCGGCCCCGGCCCAAGCCCAGGCCGACTCGCTCACCATCTACCTGGTGGTGGCGTTGGCCTAGGTGTCGTCGCTGTTCCTCTTGTCGGTGCTCCTGTTCGTGGCGGTGCGGCTGTGCAGGAGGAGCAGGGCTGCCTCGGTGGGTCGCTGCTCGGTGCCCAAGGGCCCCTTTCCAGGGCATCTGGTGGACGTGAGCGGCACCGGGACCTTATCCCAGAGTTACCAGTATGAGGTGTGTCTGGCAGGAGGCTCAGGCACAAATGAGTTCAAGTTCCTGAAGCCAATTATCCCCGACTTCCCTCCCCAGTGCCCTGGGAAAGAAATACAGGGAAATGCTACCTTCTCCAATGACTTTGGGTTCAATATTCAGTGA